One Panicum virgatum strain AP13 chromosome 3N, P.virgatum_v5, whole genome shotgun sequence DNA segment encodes these proteins:
- the LOC120664982 gene encoding uncharacterized protein LOC120664982: protein MDPLNSNIKDTGVIEDARHRRRERDRARAALMTDEQKEEKNRKRHEAYKRKKCHAQNKENDPVDLNMSNPTTNTAAVCIAPAIDKHTIGSALLEQESDGIMPPLRSNDESIQTRKKHLEANQKLIQGSDRILTPLRSDGKRVGDHKKKYETRINAIGAGDKHGATDEHGAPITSAPDINEHLDGGHHVTPTTSTPIVTEHHTTLSFTEQTTNYIPVDMENHNLSDPCTNVTPDCESIVEYQGLYMAQWYQAVPTDHPYL from the exons ATGGATCCTCTAAACAGTAATATTAAAG ACACGGGTGTAATTGAAGATGCCCGTCATCGAAGAAGAGAACGGGACAGAGCCCGTGCTGCCTTGATGACAGATGagcaaaaggaggaaaagaacaGGAAGCGGCATGAGGCATATAAGAGGAAAAAATGCCATGCGCAAAACAAGGAGAATGATCCAG TGgatttaaatatgagtaatcCTACTACTAATACGGCGGCCGTATGCATCGCTCCTGCCATTGATAAACATACAATAG GCTCTGCTTTGCTTGAACAAGAAAGTGATGGAATTATGCCTCCCTTGAGGTCAAATGATGAAAGCATTCAAACAAGAAAGAAGCACCTTGAAGCTAATCAGAAGCTCATACAAGGAAGTGATAGAATTCTTACTCCCTTGAGGTCAGATGGTAAAAGAGTTGGAGATCATAAAAAGAAATATGAAACACGGATAAATGCTATTGGAGCAG GTGACAAACATGGTGCAACAGATGAACATGGTGCACCCATCACCAGCGCTCCTGATATCAACGAACATCTGGACG GCGGTCACCATGTCACACCCACCACTAGCACTCCAATAGTGACCGAGCATCACACAACTCTATCTTTCACCGAGCAAACAACAA ATTATATCCCAGTCGACATGGAGAATCATAACCTCTCCGACCCCTGCACAAATGTCACACCAG ACTGTGAAAGTATTGTGGAGTACCAAGGATTATACATGGCTCAATGGTACCAAGCCGTTCCAACTGATCATCCGTATTTATGA
- the LOC120664981 gene encoding protein tesmin/TSO1-like CXC 7, whose protein sequence is MEATPISVKPPSPSPAAPPPAALEPRDLPTHATAATEVEPSSMNQLAVAVTPDPKRQKVEETADGNGCKHCACKKSRCLKLYCPCFAGGGYCSEKCGCQPCFNKDAYAETVQTTRKVLLSRQKRMSLKINRRSEANAEAMEDAHHSSSSTPPKRGCNCKKSSCLKKYCDCYQDGTGCSLFCRCDDCQNPFGKNEGIMAEDSKRYLYTGADLDHSEGEHEFVVERSPRLQSPISKESSFHQTPPHLRASSRDGHVFPQAVSQWQALPRSWHCSNKRNSNDRVMDDSANYKNSNNDWQLTKHEDSYSISKCVQILNGMVELSQVEKSVAPDVFLLPGNREIFVSLGGDVRALWLKRKIQHLT, encoded by the exons ATGGAGGCCACCCCGATCTCCGTgaagccgccgtcgccgtcgccggcggcgccacccCCGGCGGCTCTGGAGCCCAGGGACTTGCCAACGCATGCCACGGCGGCGACCGAGGTGGAGCCGAGCAGCATGAACCAGCTCGCAGTTGCAGTCACTCCGGACCCCAAGCG GCAGAAGGTGGAGGAAACGGCGGATGGGAATGGGTGCAAGCATTGCGCCTGTAAGAAGTCCAGATGCTTGAAGCT TTATTGCCCATGTTTTGCTGGAGGTGGTTATTGTTCTGAAAAGTGTGGATGCCAACCATGTTTCAACAAAGATGCATACGCAGAAACAGTTCAGACTACGCGCAAGGTGCTGCTTTCAAGACAGAAGCGTATGTCACTGAAAATTAATAGGAGATCTGAGGCAAATGCTGAAGCAATG GAAGATGCTCACCATTCATCTTCTTCAACTCCACCAAAGCGAGGTTGCAACTGCAAGAAATCAAGTTGCCTAAAGAAATACTGTGATTGCTATCAG GACGGGACTGGTTGCTCCTTGTTTTGCCGCTGTGACGATTGCCAGAATCCTTTTGGGAAAAATG AAGGCATAATGGCTGAAGATAGTAAGCGCTATCTATACACTGGTGCCGACTTGGATCACAGTGAGGGTGAACATGAGTTTGTGGTGGAGCGTTCACCCCGTCTCCAATCACCTATCTCAAAGGAGTCTTCTTTCCACCAAACCCCACCTCATCTCAGAGCCTCAAGCAGAGACGGACATGTGTTCCCACAGGCTGTGTCGCAGTGGCAGGCACTGCCCCGGTCATGGCATTGTTCCAATAAGAGGAATAGCAATGACCGGGTGATGGACGACTCTGCAAACTACAAGAATTCAAACAATGACTGGCAGCTAACGAAGCATGAAGACAGCTACAGTATATCGAAATGTGTCCAGATCCTAAACGGCATGGTGGAGCTATCGCAGGTGGAGAAGTCAGTCGCACCCGACGTCTTCCTGCTGCCGGGCAATCGGGAGATATTCGTCTCTCTTGGTGGCGATGTGCGGGCCCTGTGGCTGAAGCGCAAGATCCAACACCTGACTTAG
- the LOC120664983 gene encoding NADH dehydrogenase [ubiquinone] flavoprotein 2, mitochondrial-like, which produces MGRFFSNLAGFARRPHAETPHHHPLPSPPLPGDATMLTPAGRLAARRLLGLASSSASEAAAQRLAPSPIAASSYAAAARGFVPSSRPFSTALNYHIDSPENKPDMKWEFTEANLKKVKEILSHYPSNYKQSGIIPLLDLAQQQHGGWVPVAAMDAIAKIVEVAPIRVYEVATFYTMFNRTKVGKYHLLVCGTTPCMIRGSREIEETLLEHLGVKKNEVTSDGLFSVGEMECMGCCVNAPMIAVADYSKGSEGYTYNYYEDLTPKRVVEIVEMLRRGETPPRGTQHPERKNSGPAGGNTTLHGEPKPPPCRDLDAC; this is translated from the exons ATGGGTCGCTTCTTCTCCAACCTCGCAGGCTTCGCAAGGCGGCCACACGCCGAGACCCCCCACCACCACCCGCTCCCGTCGCCTCCCCTGCCGGGCGACGCCACCATGCtgacgccggccggccgcctcgcggcccgccgcctcctcggcctcgcctcctcctcggcgtcggAAGCCGCCGCCCAACGCCTGGCTCCGTCTCCG ATCGCCGCCTCgtcctacgccgccgccgctaggggCTTCGTTCCCAGCTCCAGACCCTTCTCCACGGCTCTTAACTAC CACATTGATTCGCCGGAGAACAAGCCGGACATGAAATGGGAGTTCACGGAGGCGAACCTGAAGAAG GTCAAGGAGATACTGTCTCACTACCCAAGCAACTACAAGCAATCAGGTATTATTCCGCTGCTTGATCTtgcgcagcagcagcatggtGGATGGGTGCCGGTCGCAGCAATGGATGCT ATTGCTAAAATCGTTGAAGTTGCGCCAATCAGGGTATATGAAGTTGCTACGTTTTACACTATGTTTAATCGGACTAAG GTCGGCAAATACCACCTTCTAGTGTGTGGAACTACACCTTGCATGATTCGTGGCTCACGTGAAATTGAAGAGACATTATTGGAGCACCTTGGAGTTAAAAAAAATG AGGTGACCAGTGATGGTTTATTTTCTGTTGGAGAAATGGAGTGCATG GGTTGCTGTGTGAATGCTCCCATGATTGCTGTGGCTGACTACTCGAAAGGTTCAGAGGGTTACACATACAACTATTAT GAGGACCTCACTCCGAAACGAGTTGTTGAGATTGTTGAGATGCTCAGAAGAGGAGAAACTCCCCCT CGAGGCACACAGCACCCAGAACGGAAAAACTCTGGCCCTGCCGGTGGGAACACCACTTTACACGGAGAGCCGAAACCTCCTCCATGCAGGGATCTAGATGCCTGCTAG
- the LOC120664980 gene encoding multisubstrate pseudouridine synthase 7-like translates to MARSSSLSEAEAGISCFASSLPGFRGVLKHRYSDFIVHEVARDGTLVQLTSFDLPTECVDVKEEEKAAPSADADHSQALESFRALCGDADCEALRGLLERAAAGGDSDVSPVILSPDADKAHRSEVHNFFKKNLKFLVTDTVEHSDGVQRCIRVRLGSGAGGGRGGGGSGRGRKRKNMGASDWRDDRPFDSRGSSNWSDHVGKFLRFHLYKENKDTQEALGVIGKMLGLQPRSFGFAGTKDKRAVTSQQVTVFKVQANRLAALNNRLFGIKVGNFCYVKEGLVLGQLMGNRFTITLRGVIAESEDVIKAAADGLGKNGFINYYGLQRFGSGSVPTHLVGAALLRGEWKAAVNLILDPREGERDDINELRKHYKEHGDIDKALRNFPRHLVAERAILQCLKKCPGNYLQALKGIPRTLRMMYVHSYQSYLWNHAASMRVEKYGISQVVEGDLVYNKESPPEESTSVDIAETDDGHTNSSEIDLCSEAQPEETIQSVKIVDSGDLLKGMYTFDDVVLPLPGSQAIFPGNAVAEIYHEMAKKDGISLTENARGVKEFSITSMKGGYRRLFQRPIDFQWELMTYTDESSSLAETDLDVLSRTKPKEANELVTSDQAQDKLEETSDTSMPTNGSGSLENKPTGSSDTAPTKLAIKLAFTLPASCYATMAIRELLKTSTSVAYQKTLSC, encoded by the exons ATGGCGCGCTCGAGCTCACTttccgaggccgaggcgggcaTTTCCTGCttcgcctcctccctccccggctTCCGTGGCGTCCTCAAGCACCGCTACTCCGACTTCATTGTCCACGAGGTCGCCCGCGACGGCACCCTCGTCCAGCTCACCTCGTTCGATCTCCCAACCGAG TGCGTGGATGTGaaagaggaggagaaggcggcgccCTCGGCTGACGCGGACCACTCGCAGGCCCTCGAGTCGTTCCGCGCGCTCTGCGGCGACGCGGACTGCGAGGCGCTGAGGGGGCTCCtcgagagggcggcggcggggggtgaTAGTGATGTCTCGCCTGTCATTCTCTCGCCTGACGCCGACAAGGCTCACAGATCG GAGGTGCATAACTTTTTTAAGAAGAACCTCAAGTTCCTTGTTACGGACACGGTGGAACACAGTGATGGTGTCCAGAGGTGCATCAGGGTGCGGTTGGGGTCAGGAGCTGGTGGTGGAAGGGGCGGCGGTGGTAGCGGGAGAGGAAGGAAGCGGAAGAACATGGGTGCTTCTGATTGGAGAGATGACCGGCCATTTGATAGTAGAGGGTCGAGTAATTGGTCAGATCATGTCGGAAAGTTCCTGAG GTTTCACCTTTACAAAGAGAATAAGGACACTCAAGAAGCATTAGGAGTAATAGGAAAAATGTTAGGACTTCAG CCACGTTCATTTGGGTTTGCAGGGACAAAGGATAAGCGTGCTGTTACTTCACAGCAG GTAACTGTTTTCAAGGTACAAGCCAATAGATTGGCTGCTCTTAATAATCGGCTATTTGGGATTAAAGTTGGAAACTTCTG TTATGTGAAGGAGGGACTTGTTCTTGGTCAACTCATGGGAAATCGATTTACAATTACTCTGAG GGGCGTCATTGCAGAATCCGAAGACGTAATAAAAGCTGCTGCTGATGGCTTAGGAAAGAATGGATTTATCAACTACTATGGTTTGCAG CGTTTTGGAAGTGGTTCAGTTCCAACACACCTTGTTGGTGCTGCTTTGCTCAGAGGAGAGTGGAAGGCTGCTGTAAACTTGATTCTTGATCCAAGGGAAGGAG AGCGTGATGACATAAATGAGCTGCGCAAACATTACAAGGAACATGGTGACATTGACAAGGCACTGAGGAACTTCCCTCGACACCTTGTAGCTGAGAGAGCTATA CTTCAGTGTCTGAAGAAATGCCCTGGTAACTATCTACAGGCACTTAAGGGTATCCCAAGAACATTGAGAATGAT GTATGTACATAGTTACCAAAGTTACCTGTGGAATCATGCTGCCAGCATGAGAGTGGAGAAGTATG GCATTTCACAGGTTGTAGAAGGTGACTTGGTTTATAACAAAGAAAGCCCTCCTGAAGAATCTACTTCTGTAGATATCGCAGAAACTGATGATGGGCATACAAATTCATCTGAGATTGATCTATGTTCTGAAGCGCAACCAGAGGAAACCATCCAGTCTGTTAAG ATAGTTGATTCTGGAGATTTGTTAAAGGGGATGTACACATTTGATGATGTTGTCCTTCCTTTGCCTGG TTCACAAGCAATATTTCCTGGGAATGCAGTTGCTGAGATATACCATGAAATGGCCAAAAAG GATGGTATTAGCTTGACGGAGAATGCTCGCGGTGTCAA GGAGTTCTCGATTACAAGCATGAAAGGAGGTTACCGTCGACTGTTCCAGCGCCCTATTGATTTTCAGTG GGAGCTCATGACTTACACAGATGAGAGTTCGTCTTTAGCAGAAACTGATTTGGATGTTCTGTCCAGAACCAAGCCTAAAGAAGCAAATGAGCTTGTAACTAGCGATCAGGCACAGGATAAGTTGGAGGAGACTTCAGATACCTCCATGCCAACTAATGGGAGCGGCTCACTAGAAAATAAGCCTACTGGCAGCTCAGATACAGCACCAACAAAATTGGCTATAAAATTAGCATTTACTTTACCAGCATCATGTTATGCTACAATGGCTATCAGGGAGCTTCTGAAGACTTCTACTTCA GTTGCATATCAGAAAACACTCAGCTGCTAA